A single window of Deltaproteobacteria bacterium DNA harbors:
- a CDS encoding response regulator: MKHRGADKAGKTKTMVNATPIRTEDGEVEAVGVSPRDLMPLEGPERARAEFLGMLNHELRAPLASIKGSTATVLGAPSDLDPAEMLQFFRIIDEQADHMRGLIRDLLDAGRIDAGTLPVAAEPSEVAALVDQARSTFLSGGGAHALLIDLPPDLPRVMADRQRMVQVLNNLLANAARYSPGSSPIRVAAARDGMHVALSVSDEGRGVAAESLPLLFHKHAGWDGGNGESESGGSGLRLGLAICKGLVEAHGGRIWAESGGVGQGTRFTFTIPVAGEAEAGGARDRSRPSGERRELTPILVVDDDPQTLRHLREALTAANYAPLVTGDHRELPRLIRAERPELVLLDLVLPAADGIELMESIPELADLPVIFISAYGRDETIAKALEAGAADYIVKPFSPTELTARIRAALRKRAVPEPFVLGDLAIHYEQRRVTVGGRPVQVTATEYELLRVLSLNAGRVSTYDALIRQVWRGQDSGDPELVRTFVKKLRRKLGDDAARPAYIFTERAVGYRMAKPGDL; the protein is encoded by the coding sequence TTGAAACATCGCGGCGCGGACAAGGCAGGGAAGACGAAGACGATGGTCAACGCCACGCCGATCCGGACCGAGGACGGAGAGGTGGAGGCGGTGGGGGTGTCGCCGCGGGACCTGATGCCGCTGGAGGGGCCGGAACGGGCTCGCGCGGAGTTCCTGGGAATGTTGAACCACGAGCTGCGCGCGCCGCTGGCGTCCATCAAGGGTTCGACGGCGACGGTGCTGGGGGCGCCCTCGGACCTGGACCCGGCCGAGATGCTCCAGTTCTTTCGGATCATCGACGAGCAGGCGGACCACATGCGCGGCCTGATCCGCGATCTTCTGGACGCGGGGCGCATCGACGCCGGCACCCTGCCGGTGGCGGCGGAGCCGTCGGAGGTGGCGGCGCTGGTGGACCAGGCGCGGAGTACGTTCCTGAGCGGCGGCGGCGCGCACGCGCTGCTCATCGACCTGCCGCCGGACCTGCCGCGGGTGATGGCGGACCGGCAGCGCATGGTGCAGGTGCTGAACAACCTGCTCGCCAACGCGGCGCGGTACTCGCCGGGGTCGTCGCCCATCCGGGTGGCGGCGGCGCGGGACGGGATGCACGTGGCGCTCTCGGTCTCGGACGAAGGGCGGGGGGTGGCGGCGGAGTCGCTGCCGCTGCTGTTCCACAAGCACGCGGGGTGGGACGGGGGCAACGGAGAGTCGGAGTCCGGAGGGTCGGGCCTGCGGTTGGGGCTGGCCATCTGCAAGGGGCTGGTGGAGGCCCACGGTGGCCGGATTTGGGCGGAGAGCGGCGGTGTGGGCCAGGGCACCCGGTTCACGTTCACCATCCCCGTGGCCGGCGAGGCCGAGGCGGGCGGCGCCCGGGATCGGTCCCGTCCGTCCGGGGAGCGGCGCGAGCTCACGCCGATCCTGGTGGTGGACGACGACCCGCAGACGCTAAGGCACCTTCGCGAGGCCCTCACGGCCGCCAACTACGCTCCCCTCGTGACCGGCGATCACCGGGAGCTGCCGCGCCTCATCAGGGCGGAGCGACCCGAGCTGGTGCTGCTCGACCTGGTGCTGCCCGCGGCCGACGGCATCGAGTTGATGGAGAGCATCCCCGAGCTGGCCGACCTGCCGGTGATCTTCATCTCCGCCTACGGCCGGGACGAGACCATCGCGAAGGCGCTGGAGGCCGGCGCCGCGGACTACATCGTCAAGCCCTTCTCACCCACGGAGCTGACCGCGAGGATCCGCGCGGCCCTGCGCAAGCGCGCCGTGCCGGAACCGTTCGTGCTGGGAGACCTCGCCATCCACTACGAACAGCGGCGGGTGACCGTGGGCGGCCGCCCCGTGCAGGTCACCGCCACCGAGTACGAGCTGCTGCGCGTGCTCTCGCTCAACGCCGGGCGGGTATCGACGTACGACGCCCTCATCCGCCAGGTGTGGCGCGGACAGGACTCGGGCG
- the bamD gene encoding outer membrane protein assembly factor BamD: MQARYHLNFALAALLGALALSGCASPTGEPSRIPKLTDLTGAVGDLFRSDPKSKATPTAEALYKDGTDYFERGRYARSISFFQRLRDEYPFSKEAEAAELKIAEAYYKNEEYVQAEETYNNYLTFQPTGANASFVKYQLGRVNLEQFTGVDRDLDKVRAARRHFESVIRDHPDSEHVADSRERLAETQVHLAERELYIGNYYVTDQRYQAARERFEKVLSTYPDTPAAPKARAELAKLPAATRDGAGNAPSASTATPAPAAEAGAAAAEPTRFVTKQGYDYEDATRRSWYSRLNPFSWRRSEPETEEPPAPRTGTGEQQAAAEETPAADAPPAEKKKRGFFSFLNPFSSSEEPEAPAATAPPTKPGAPEAASAKAVVKSVDETLGSTGSSPAGAPKPPVADLPPEQAGTGPELTDPAVVLGEIDTRLGGATPPGDTPQAPAADPALFSATTPKTDEKKREPEKPRSGLLEGIDRELQREGVDSGGELPPPPASP; the protein is encoded by the coding sequence ATGCAAGCACGGTACCATCTGAACTTCGCGCTGGCCGCGCTTCTGGGGGCGTTGGCCCTGAGCGGCTGCGCCTCGCCCACGGGGGAGCCCTCGAGGATCCCGAAGCTGACGGACCTTACCGGCGCGGTCGGCGACCTGTTCCGCTCCGATCCCAAGTCCAAAGCCACTCCCACCGCCGAAGCCCTCTACAAGGACGGCACCGACTACTTCGAGAGGGGGCGGTACGCGCGCTCCATCTCGTTTTTCCAGAGGCTCCGGGACGAGTATCCCTTCAGCAAGGAAGCCGAAGCCGCCGAGTTGAAGATCGCCGAGGCCTATTACAAGAACGAGGAATATGTGCAGGCCGAGGAGACGTACAACAACTACCTCACCTTTCAACCCACCGGGGCAAACGCCTCCTTCGTCAAGTACCAGCTTGGCCGGGTGAACCTGGAACAGTTCACCGGAGTCGACCGGGACCTTGACAAGGTCCGGGCGGCGAGACGCCACTTCGAATCCGTGATCCGCGACCATCCGGACTCCGAGCACGTTGCCGACTCGCGCGAGCGACTGGCGGAAACGCAGGTGCACCTGGCGGAGCGGGAACTCTACATCGGCAACTATTACGTGACGGACCAACGCTACCAGGCGGCACGGGAGCGCTTCGAGAAGGTCCTGAGCACCTATCCCGACACGCCCGCCGCCCCCAAGGCGCGGGCCGAACTCGCCAAGCTGCCGGCGGCCACGCGGGATGGCGCGGGGAACGCACCCTCGGCGAGTACCGCGACGCCGGCGCCCGCTGCCGAGGCAGGGGCCGCCGCCGCCGAACCGACGCGGTTCGTCACCAAGCAAGGCTATGACTACGAAGACGCGACAAGACGGAGTTGGTACAGCCGCCTGAACCCGTTCTCCTGGCGCCGTAGCGAGCCAGAAACCGAGGAACCGCCCGCGCCGCGAACCGGCACCGGGGAGCAGCAGGCCGCCGCCGAAGAGACGCCCGCGGCGGACGCCCCGCCGGCGGAGAAAAAGAAGAGGGGGTTCTTCAGCTTCCTCAATCCGTTCTCGTCCTCCGAAGAGCCGGAAGCGCCGGCCGCCACCGCACCGCCCACGAAGCCGGGTGCGCCCGAGGCGGCGTCCGCCAAGGCGGTGGTCAAGAGCGTCGATGAAACGTTGGGAAGCACGGGATCTTCGCCGGCCGGCGCGCCGAAGCCCCCGGTCGCCGACCTTCCGCCGGAGCAAGCGGGAACCGGGCCGGAGCTCACCGACCCGGCCGTGGTCCTGGGCGAGATCGATACCCGGCTCGGTGGCGCCACCCCGCCGGGCGACACCCCCCAGGCCCCGGCCGCCGATCCCGCGCTCTTCTCGGCCACAACGCCCAAGACGGACGAAAAGAAGCGCGAGCCCGAGAAACCCCGGTCCGGCCTGCTGGAGGGAATCGACCGCGAGCTCCAGCGTGAAGGCGTCGACAGCGGCGGGGAGCTTCCCCCGCCCCCGGCTTCTCCGTAA